One Hippocampus zosterae strain Florida chromosome 4, ASM2543408v3, whole genome shotgun sequence genomic window carries:
- the LOC127599016 gene encoding uncharacterized protein LOC127599016 isoform X1, which translates to MCARTTAEYLDQLSGTKMEKKRQRRLLDAGFEKLRVVLNREGVSDYYLHPERQQPEPPVREEPDPPNIKLEEEPQALNFKTEEEPPSMKAEEESEPPSIKVENEPMPCHFKEEEQQYQVALLLLPVVILTRADVGQGERGENTKAKPPSSISSEHMTAEGDGEPSGPSQAHGIREREDVTSHSSGGEHSTDETKRHTDDKLWKGPPQSHGPKPSPGTSDSVFVRASQKISHKRVYSKRHYCLYCWKPYAKMARHLEGAHHDKADVATALGFPKGSKERKKQLDYIRNRGNFAHNTAVLECGKGELVPFKRPPKEAQGSNFMHCSYCRGLFSRKVLWRHLQTCGFKPASVPGKSGKKRVQSLCGPTPSHVSEELRGVIGAMNRDPITEIIQNDKVIIDMGQGLLNGGGTCDKNLELVRGKLRQMGRLVARARTSTSVEKFEDFIDAQRYAETAEAVKVACRYDGKAGKGVNPTLANRLGDDLLEASKLLQVKGLMAGNPALVQKATDFQEVHREKWAQVIGTPARRSVRESRWNVPAVLPFTEDVRKLHAHLDRTQDDLCKSLARRPSAEGWEQLSKVCLSQVTLFNRRRERAVAKTPLAAFLARDVAGPHEDVDWALSRAERKLCRRFTRVVFTGKSGRPVPILLTLKMLRAIQLLVWLREQCGVLEGNPYVFARPGVLTHAHGSNCLRGHAKLCGAKFPASLTSARTRQHAATLSTVLNLTDHEMLQLPRVLGHDIAVPPEFSRVPETTVQLAQIGKVLMALERGRLAEFRGQNLSQIGIHPQEKVFDSCDDDGEIIVVDSCDDDGETIAAVEACSTAAGTVTTAPGASSTPIDGQAPQKKNKRWSHHEVQAVKKHMSRFIASYIVPTKYDCDKCLRAEPEALKNRSWQSVKFYVYNRIQAKKRKTLCE; encoded by the exons ATGTGTGCAAGAACAACAGCAGAATACCTGGACCAACTTTCGGGAACCAAAATGGAGAAGAAGCGACAACGTCGACTACTGGATGCTGGTTTCGAGAAGCTTCGAGTTGTGTTAAACAGAGAAG GCGTCAGTGACTACTATCTTCACCCTGAGCGACAGCAGCCAGAGCCCCCTGTCAGAGAGGAGCCAGATCCCCCCAACATTAAATTGGAAGAAGAACCACAGGCCCTCAACTTTAAAACAGAAGAAGAGCCCCCCAGCATGAAAGCGGAAGAAGAGTCGGAGCCCCCCAGCATTAAAGTGGAAAATGAACCAATGCCCTGTCACtttaaagaggaagagcagcAGTATCAGGTCGCCTTGTTGCTTTTGCCTGTTGTGATTCTGACGCGTGCAGATGTCGGTCAGGGCGAAAGAGGGGAGAACACAAAGGCCAAACCTCCGAGCAGCATTTCGAGCGAACACATGACGGCAGAAGGCGATGGAGAGCCCTCTGGACCATCCCAAGCACACGGCATTCGAGAGAGGGAGGATGTGACGTCGCACTCTTCTGGTGGCGAACACTCCACAGATGAAACGAAACGTCACACCGACGACAAGCTCTGGAAAGGTCCTCCCCAATCACACGGGCCGAAGCCGAGTCCTGGAACGAGCGACTCTGTTTTTGTTCGCGCGTCCCAAAAAATAAGCCACAAACGAGTCTACAGCAAGAGACATTATTGCTTGTATTGTTGGAAGCCTTACGCAAAGATGGCTCGACACCTGGAAGGCGCGCATCACGATAAGGCCGACGTGGCCACGGCCCTCGGCTTTCCGAAGGGGTCGAAGGAGAGAAAAAAGCAGCTGGACTACATCCGCAACCGGGGCAACTTTGCACACAATACTGCCGTCTTGGAGTGCGGCAAGGGGGAGCTGGTGCCGTTCAAGCGACCGCCTAAAGAAGCGCAAGGAAGCAATTTCATGCACTGTTCGTACTGTCGAGGGCTTTTCTCCAGGAAGGTCTTGTGGCGACATTTGCAGACGTGCGGTTTCAAACCCGCGTCCGTCCCCGGCAAGTCGGGGAAGAAGCGGGTGCAGTCGCTGTGTGGTCCCACGCCTTCCCACGTGAGCGAGGAACTGCGGGGCGTCATCGGCGCCATGAATCGAGACCCCATCACGGAGATCATCCAAAACGACAAGGTCATCATCGACATGGGGCAAGGCCTGTTGAACGGCGGCGGAACGTGCGACAAGAATCTGGAGCTTGTGAGAGGCAAGTTGAGACAAATGGGGAGGCTGGTCGCAAGAGCGAGGACGAGCACCTCGGTGGAAAAATTTGAGGACTTCATCGATGCGCAGAGATACGCCGAGACGGCCGAAGCTGTGAAGGTGGCGTGCCGCTACGACGGCAAAGCCGGGAAGGGCGTCAACCCAACGCTGGCCAACAGACTCGGCGACGACCTGCTGGAGGCGAGCAAATTGTTGCAAGTCAAAGGTTTAATGGCGGGCAACCCGGCGCTGGTCCAGAAAGCCACCGACTTCCAAGAAGTCCATCGGGAAAAGTGGGCACAAGTTATCGGGACTCCGGCGCGGAGGAGCGTCCGGGAGTCTCGATGGAACGTGCCGGCCGTTTTGCCTTTCACCGAAGACGTTCGGAAACTGCACGCGCATCTCGACCGAACGCAAGACGACTTGTGCAAATCTCTCGCCCGACGTCCTTCCGCCGAGGGCTGGGAGCAGCTGTCCAAGGTGTGCCTGAGCCAGGTCACGCTTTTCAACCGACGCAGGGAGCGAGCGGTGGCCAAAACGCCCTTGGCGGCGTTTTTGGCGCGGGACGTCGCCGGTCCGCACGAGGATGTTGACTGGGCGCTCTCCAGAGCGGAGAGGAAACTCTGCCGGCGCTTCACCAGGGTCGTCTTCACGGGCAAATCTGGCCGACCCGTTCCGATTCTCCTGACGCTGAAAATGCTGCGTGCCATCCAACTGCTGGTGTGGCTGAGAGAGCAATGCGGTGTTCTCGAAGGCAACCCGTACGTCTTCGCGAGGCCCGGCGTCCTGACGCACGCCCACGGTTCCAATTGCCTGCGCGGCCACGCGAAGCTTTGCGGCGCCAAGTTCCCCGCCTCGCTGACGTCGGCCAGGACGCGGCAGCACGCGGCCACCTTGTCCACCGTGCTCAACCTGACCGACCACGAGATGCTCCAGCTACCGCGCGTTCTCGGGCACGACATCGCCGTCCCGCCCGAGTTCTCGCGAGTCCCGGAGACGACCGTGCAACTCGCCCAGATCGGCAAAGTTTTGATGGCGCTCGAACGAGGACGATTGGCGGAATTCCGGGGACAGAACTTGAGTCAAATTGGAATTCATCCACAGG AAAAAGTTTTTGACAGCTGCGATGACGATGGTGAGATCATTGTTGTGGACAGCTGCGATGACGACGGTGAGACCATCGCGGCGGTAGAAGCCTGTTCGACCGCTGCCGGGACGGTGACCACAGCTCCGGGGGCAAGTTCCACTCCCATTGAtg GTCAAGCACCGCAGAAGAAGAACAAACGTTGGAGCCACCATGAAGTCCAGGCGGTGAAAAAGCACATGAGTCGTTTCATCGCCTCTTACATTGTCCCAACAAAGTACGACTGCGACAAATGTTTAAGGGCCGAACCGGAAGCTCTCAAGAACCGCAGCTGGCAAAGTGTGAAATTCTACGTGTACAATCGCATTCAGGCCAAGAAAAGGAAAACGCTGTGTGAATAA
- the LOC127599016 gene encoding uncharacterized protein LOC127599016 isoform X2, translated as MKAEEESEPPSIKVENEPMPCHFKEEEQQYQVALLLLPVVILTRADVGQGERGENTKAKPPSSISSEHMTAEGDGEPSGPSQAHGIREREDVTSHSSGGEHSTDETKRHTDDKLWKGPPQSHGPKPSPGTSDSVFVRASQKISHKRVYSKRHYCLYCWKPYAKMARHLEGAHHDKADVATALGFPKGSKERKKQLDYIRNRGNFAHNTAVLECGKGELVPFKRPPKEAQGSNFMHCSYCRGLFSRKVLWRHLQTCGFKPASVPGKSGKKRVQSLCGPTPSHVSEELRGVIGAMNRDPITEIIQNDKVIIDMGQGLLNGGGTCDKNLELVRGKLRQMGRLVARARTSTSVEKFEDFIDAQRYAETAEAVKVACRYDGKAGKGVNPTLANRLGDDLLEASKLLQVKGLMAGNPALVQKATDFQEVHREKWAQVIGTPARRSVRESRWNVPAVLPFTEDVRKLHAHLDRTQDDLCKSLARRPSAEGWEQLSKVCLSQVTLFNRRRERAVAKTPLAAFLARDVAGPHEDVDWALSRAERKLCRRFTRVVFTGKSGRPVPILLTLKMLRAIQLLVWLREQCGVLEGNPYVFARPGVLTHAHGSNCLRGHAKLCGAKFPASLTSARTRQHAATLSTVLNLTDHEMLQLPRVLGHDIAVPPEFSRVPETTVQLAQIGKVLMALERGRLAEFRGQNLSQIGIHPQEKVFDSCDDDGEIIVVDSCDDDGETIAAVEACSTAAGTVTTAPGASSTPIDGQAPQKKNKRWSHHEVQAVKKHMSRFIASYIVPTKYDCDKCLRAEPEALKNRSWQSVKFYVYNRIQAKKRKTLCE; from the exons ATGAAAGCGGAAGAAGAGTCGGAGCCCCCCAGCATTAAAGTGGAAAATGAACCAATGCCCTGTCACtttaaagaggaagagcagcAGTATCAGGTCGCCTTGTTGCTTTTGCCTGTTGTGATTCTGACGCGTGCAGATGTCGGTCAGGGCGAAAGAGGGGAGAACACAAAGGCCAAACCTCCGAGCAGCATTTCGAGCGAACACATGACGGCAGAAGGCGATGGAGAGCCCTCTGGACCATCCCAAGCACACGGCATTCGAGAGAGGGAGGATGTGACGTCGCACTCTTCTGGTGGCGAACACTCCACAGATGAAACGAAACGTCACACCGACGACAAGCTCTGGAAAGGTCCTCCCCAATCACACGGGCCGAAGCCGAGTCCTGGAACGAGCGACTCTGTTTTTGTTCGCGCGTCCCAAAAAATAAGCCACAAACGAGTCTACAGCAAGAGACATTATTGCTTGTATTGTTGGAAGCCTTACGCAAAGATGGCTCGACACCTGGAAGGCGCGCATCACGATAAGGCCGACGTGGCCACGGCCCTCGGCTTTCCGAAGGGGTCGAAGGAGAGAAAAAAGCAGCTGGACTACATCCGCAACCGGGGCAACTTTGCACACAATACTGCCGTCTTGGAGTGCGGCAAGGGGGAGCTGGTGCCGTTCAAGCGACCGCCTAAAGAAGCGCAAGGAAGCAATTTCATGCACTGTTCGTACTGTCGAGGGCTTTTCTCCAGGAAGGTCTTGTGGCGACATTTGCAGACGTGCGGTTTCAAACCCGCGTCCGTCCCCGGCAAGTCGGGGAAGAAGCGGGTGCAGTCGCTGTGTGGTCCCACGCCTTCCCACGTGAGCGAGGAACTGCGGGGCGTCATCGGCGCCATGAATCGAGACCCCATCACGGAGATCATCCAAAACGACAAGGTCATCATCGACATGGGGCAAGGCCTGTTGAACGGCGGCGGAACGTGCGACAAGAATCTGGAGCTTGTGAGAGGCAAGTTGAGACAAATGGGGAGGCTGGTCGCAAGAGCGAGGACGAGCACCTCGGTGGAAAAATTTGAGGACTTCATCGATGCGCAGAGATACGCCGAGACGGCCGAAGCTGTGAAGGTGGCGTGCCGCTACGACGGCAAAGCCGGGAAGGGCGTCAACCCAACGCTGGCCAACAGACTCGGCGACGACCTGCTGGAGGCGAGCAAATTGTTGCAAGTCAAAGGTTTAATGGCGGGCAACCCGGCGCTGGTCCAGAAAGCCACCGACTTCCAAGAAGTCCATCGGGAAAAGTGGGCACAAGTTATCGGGACTCCGGCGCGGAGGAGCGTCCGGGAGTCTCGATGGAACGTGCCGGCCGTTTTGCCTTTCACCGAAGACGTTCGGAAACTGCACGCGCATCTCGACCGAACGCAAGACGACTTGTGCAAATCTCTCGCCCGACGTCCTTCCGCCGAGGGCTGGGAGCAGCTGTCCAAGGTGTGCCTGAGCCAGGTCACGCTTTTCAACCGACGCAGGGAGCGAGCGGTGGCCAAAACGCCCTTGGCGGCGTTTTTGGCGCGGGACGTCGCCGGTCCGCACGAGGATGTTGACTGGGCGCTCTCCAGAGCGGAGAGGAAACTCTGCCGGCGCTTCACCAGGGTCGTCTTCACGGGCAAATCTGGCCGACCCGTTCCGATTCTCCTGACGCTGAAAATGCTGCGTGCCATCCAACTGCTGGTGTGGCTGAGAGAGCAATGCGGTGTTCTCGAAGGCAACCCGTACGTCTTCGCGAGGCCCGGCGTCCTGACGCACGCCCACGGTTCCAATTGCCTGCGCGGCCACGCGAAGCTTTGCGGCGCCAAGTTCCCCGCCTCGCTGACGTCGGCCAGGACGCGGCAGCACGCGGCCACCTTGTCCACCGTGCTCAACCTGACCGACCACGAGATGCTCCAGCTACCGCGCGTTCTCGGGCACGACATCGCCGTCCCGCCCGAGTTCTCGCGAGTCCCGGAGACGACCGTGCAACTCGCCCAGATCGGCAAAGTTTTGATGGCGCTCGAACGAGGACGATTGGCGGAATTCCGGGGACAGAACTTGAGTCAAATTGGAATTCATCCACAGG AAAAAGTTTTTGACAGCTGCGATGACGATGGTGAGATCATTGTTGTGGACAGCTGCGATGACGACGGTGAGACCATCGCGGCGGTAGAAGCCTGTTCGACCGCTGCCGGGACGGTGACCACAGCTCCGGGGGCAAGTTCCACTCCCATTGAtg GTCAAGCACCGCAGAAGAAGAACAAACGTTGGAGCCACCATGAAGTCCAGGCGGTGAAAAAGCACATGAGTCGTTTCATCGCCTCTTACATTGTCCCAACAAAGTACGACTGCGACAAATGTTTAAGGGCCGAACCGGAAGCTCTCAAGAACCGCAGCTGGCAAAGTGTGAAATTCTACGTGTACAATCGCATTCAGGCCAAGAAAAGGAAAACGCTGTGTGAATAA
- the LOC127599038 gene encoding gastrula zinc finger protein XlCGF57.1-like isoform X1, with protein sequence MCARKSAEDVEKLSGTKKEDKLQRQLLDVVPKQPPVVSHRADINQKYLHPKQQDPDCPHVKEKDGKGGGPERDYSEEEEEKVDLNKLPFPCVTVKIEGDEEEADGGHRGPWKTDDNLAPQSHGDDIISHSADSDNDAHPQLGRTCHKKTSETRWKCSQCGSTFCSKWGLKVHVRVHTGEKAFDCSTCGKIFPARSHLKAHTRTHTGEKPFTCLVCGRMFSAKGNLKRHARTHTGEKPFACSVCGKRFAARDTLGKHGQIHTGEKTFGCSVCGKKFPAQSHLEVHTRTHTGEKAFICSVCGKTFSQKGNLKSHTRIHTGEKPFVCSLCERRFANKEQLRKHTRTHSGEKPFGCSTCGKGFSTQWYLRAHTRTHTGEKPFICLVCGKKFTFRLSLIAHTRMHTGEKPFACSVCGKTFPFKISLLTHTRRHTWEKPHACSVCGKRFFTKRHLISHTRSHTGEKPFPCTVCGQRFSAQCNLRAHARTHTGEKPFVCSLCGKRFTQKGHLEGHARTHTGEKPFPCPACGQAFAQKGYLSKHMRTHTGEKPFVCSVCGKRFSWKSQVKKHKCAGVNSNKPSSTKP encoded by the exons ATGTGTGCCAGGAAGTCAGCAGAGGACGTGGAAAAACTTTCTGGGACAAAAAAGGAGGACAAGCTACAACGTCAACTTCTGGACGTTGTGCCCAAGCAGCCTCCAGTTGTGTCACACCGAGCAG ACATCAATCAAAAATACCTTCATCCAAAGCAACAGGATCCAGATTGCCCCCACGTAAAAGAGAAAGATGGGAAAGGAGGAGGACCAGAGCGCGACTACtccgaagaggaagaagagaaggtggATCTCAACAAGTTGCCGTTCCCTTGCGTCACTGTGAAGATTGAAGGTGATGAAGAAGAGGCTGACGGAGGGCACCGTGGACCATGGAAAACCGACGACAACTTAGCGCCACAATCACACGGTGACGACATAATATCGCACTCTGCTGACTCTGACAATGATGCGCACCCTCAACTTGGTAGGAcgtgccacaaaaaaacaagcgaGACACGCTGGAAATGTTCGCAATGTGGGAGTACATTTTGCTCCAAGTGGGGTTTGAAAGTACACGTGAGAGTGCACACCGGGGAGAAGGCTTTCGATTGCTCAACTTGTGGTAAAATATTTCCCGCACGGTCACACTTGAAAGCacacaccagaacacacacCGGGGAGAAGCCTTTCACCTGTTTGGTTTGCGGGCGAATGTTCTCAGCAAAGGGAAACTTAAAACGGCACGCAAGAACGCACACGggtgaaaaaccttttgcctgctcagtttgtggtaaaagattTGCCGCCCGGGACACTTTGGGAAAACACGGACAAATACACACCGGGGAGAAAACGTTTGGTTGCTCAGTTTGCGGTAAAAAATTCCCAGCGCAGTCACACCTGGAAgtgcacacaagaacacacactggggaaaaagcTTTCATCTGCTCAGTTTGCGGGAAAACATTCTCTCAGAAGGGTAACTTAAAAAGTCACACAAGAATACACaccggggagaaaccttttgtctgctcaCTTTGCGAGAGAAGGTTTGCTAACAAGGAACAGTTGAGgaaacacacaagaacacatagTGGAGAAAAACCCTTTGGTTGCTCCACTTGTGGTAAAGGATTTTCCACGCAGTGGTATTTAAGagcacacacaagaacacacactggggagaaaccttttatTTGCTTAGTTTGTGGTAAAAAATTCACTTTTAGGTTATCTTTGATAGCGCACACCAGAAtgcacacgggggagaaaccttttgcctgctcggtCTGTGGTAAAACCTTCCCTTTTAAGATATCCCTATTAACGCACACAAGGAGGCACACTTGGGAGAAACCTCATGCGTGTTCAGTTTGCGGCAAAAGATTTTTTACTAAGCGGCACTTGATAAGTCACACGAGGTcacacaccggagagaaaccgTTCCCGTGCacagtttgtggtcaaagattctctgCGCAGTGCAATTTAAGAGCCCAcgcaagaacccacactggggagaaaccttttgtctgctcGCTTTGCGGTAAACGATTCACTCAGAAGGGACATTTGGAAGGACACGCTCGaacgcacactggagagaaaccttttcccTGTCCAGCCTGTGGGCAAGCATTTGCTCAGAAGGGATACTTAAGCAAacacatgagaacacacactggagagaaaccttttgtctgctcagtttgtggcaaaAGATTCTCTTGGAAGAGCCAGGTGAAGAAGCACAAGTGCGCTGGCGTGAATAGCAACAAGCCATCATCAACGAAGCCTTAA
- the LOC127599073 gene encoding zinc finger protein 771-like, giving the protein MCKVEMLRALLNQRLSAAVEEVCGVIERTIAEYEEELCRAKKENERQRQLLDAVVLPQVALQRTDFSDDFPPQPQDMKEEAEPEPSRFKEEAEDACTGQEEERQDDEKEGSERHTFLAPTSSGEDTTSPVPDSIESDSNKPERPSECGDISAGHVRLHTGEKTFRCSVCDKSFNEKSALMRHKVLHCGEKPYDCSVCGEKFSLKLDLATHARTQKPSACAVCSLRLTQRSELTSRVRTLPGEKPFTCFFCDGQFSRKADLTEHVRVHAGEKRYSCHCCQQRFRTRAGFVSHMKTHAAMKPLDGSAGALGGGALGGAKRFPCSVCGKILTRNSDLRRHMRRHTGEKVLSCSTCGQRFSYKYQVDKHTCSGDKSSQTVEV; this is encoded by the exons ATGTGTAAAGTGGAGATGCTGAGAGCATTGTTGAATCAGCGACTGAGTGCGGCCGTCGAGGAAGTGTGTGGGGTGATCGAAAGAACGATAGCCGAGTACGAGGAGGAACTTTGCCGCGCGAAGAAAGAGAACGAGAGACAGCGTCAACTGCTGGACGCCGTTGTCCTGCCTCAGGTGGCGTTACAAAGAACAG ACTTCAGTGATGACTTTCCTCCCCAGCCCCAAGACATGAAAGAGGAGGCGGAGCCAGAACCCTCCCGCTTTAAAGAGGAAGCTGAGGACGCCTGCACGGGTCAGGAAGAAGAGCGGCAAGATGATGAAAAAGAAGGCTCGGAAAGACACACTTTCTTAGCTCCAACGTCGAGCGGTGAGGACACCACATCACCCGTTCCCGACTCGATCGAAAGTGATTCGAACAAGCCAGAGCGACCCTCTGAATGTGGGGACATTTCCGCTGGACACGTGAGGCTTCACACGGGAGAAAAAACATTCCGATGCTCAGTCTGCGACAAAAGCTTCAACGAGAAAAGCGCTTTGATGCGTCACAAGGTGCTGCACTGCGGAGAGAAGCCCTACGACTGCTCGGTGTGCGGGGAAAAATTCTCGCTCAAGTTGGATTTAGCAACGCACGCGAGAACGCAAAAACCTTCCGCGTGCGCGGTGTGCAGCCTGCGATTAACGCAAAGGTCAGAGTTGACCTCGCGCGTGAGAACGCTCCCCGGGGAGAAACCGTTCACCTGCTTCTTCTGCGACGGACAATTCTCTCGCAAGGCTGACTTGACCGAACATGTGAGGGTACACGCCGGAGAGAAACGGTATTCCTGCCATTGCTGCCAACAACGCTTTCGCACGCGTGCGGGATTTGTTTCGCACATGAAAACGCACGCGGCGATGAAACCTTTGGACGGCTCCGCGGGTGCGCTCGGCGGGGGTGCGCTCGGCGGGGCGAAACGTTTCCCCTGCTCGGTGTGTGGCAAAATACTCACGCGAAATTCCGACTTGAGGAGACACATGAGAAGGCACACGGGTGAAAAAGTGCTGAGTTGCAGTACGTGCGGCCAGAGATTTTCGTACAAGTATCAGGTGGACAAGCACACGTGTTCAGGAGATAAGAGCAGTCAAACTGTGGAagtttga
- the LOC127599035 gene encoding gastrula zinc finger protein XlCGF57.1-like, which produces MCAKSVKEEFEEEVCRTKEEIEQQRQLLDAVYVKPADGLHREDIRKKDLHSERHERNFRVEQEAPGSPHIKEEEEEEDITTVPFIRVIVKSEGEDEEGDGDRCGASQADSDNTTSPGTDDDDDEERCKGDTAGRTDRKRWKCSQCEKSFGNNSALKMHMRTHTAEKPFSCSVCGKEFSQKGNLIRHTRTHTRPTTLKKQCSVCAMRFRQNSHLRKHMRTHTGENSFSCSVCGKEFSRKSVLTTHTRTHTGEKPFSCSACDKSFSSRSSFIRHKKTHTGEKPFACSLCGKQFSQKGNLVRHARNHTEPTTLNPHCSAPDARVSQNAHLETQVRKPSGKKNASCHVRVKHFSRKSLVTIHERTRTAEKTFSCSVCNKGFSGRSSFVRHKRTHSGEKPFPCSVCGKRFGEKAHFVVHTRIHTGEKPFSCPICNKRFSAFSTFSRHKRTHTGDKPFTCSVCGKRFALKTYFMVHARTHTGEKPFSCSICRKRFSGRSSFVRHQRTHTGEKPFTCSVCGKSFAGNKYFTVHMRAHAGEKPFTCSVCNKSFSVQSSFVRHQRTHTDDRPYSCLVCGMRLTCRSHLDRHMTTHTGEKMFSCSVCDRKFSRKDNLKTHKCAGEK; this is translated from the exons atgtgtgcaaaaagtGTCAAAGAAGAATTCGAGGAAGAAGTTTGTCGAACCAAAGAGGAGATCGAACAACAACGTCAGCTACTGGACGCCGTTTACGTGAAGCCTGCAGACGGATTGCACAGAGAAG ACATCAGGAAGAAAGATCTTCATTCCGAGCGGCATGAGCGTAACTTCAGGGTGGAGCAGGAGGCGCCGGGGTCTCCGCatattaaagaggaagaggaggaggaggatatcACCACCGTGCCGTTTATTCGGGTCATCGTGAAGAGTGAAGGTGAAGACGAAGAAGGCGACGGAGACCGTTGTGGTGCATCCCAAGCAGATAGCGACAACACCACGTCTCCTGgtactgatgatgatgatgatgaagaacgCTGTAAAGGTGATACAGCGGGTCGTACTGACAGAAAACGCTGGAAATGTTCTCAGTGTGAAAAAAGCTTTGGCAACAACTCCGCATTGAAAATGcacatgagaacacacacagcagagaaaCCCTTTTCGTGCTCGGTGTGTGGCAAGGAATTTTCTCAAAAGGGAAATTTGATAAGACACACGAGAACGCACACACGACCCACCACACTGAAGAAACAATGCTCAGTCTGCGCTATGCGATTCCGTCAAAATTCACATTTGAGAAAGCACATGAGAACACACACGGGTGAGAATTCATTTTCCTGCTCGGTGTGCGGAAAAGAATTCTCTCGTAAGTCGGTTTTGACCACACACACGAGAACGCACACCGGCGAGAAACCGTTTTCTTGTTCGGCGTGCGACAAAAGTTTTAGTAGTCGCTCGTCATTTATccgacacaaaaaaacacacactggtgagaaaccgttcGCCTGCTCACTCTGCGGTAAACAATTCTCTCAAAAGGGCAATTTGGTGAGACACGCCAGAAACCACACCGAACCAACCACTTTGAATCCACACTGCTCGGCGCCCGATGCGAGAGTGAGTCAAAACGCACATCTGGAAACCCAAGTGAGAAAACcctctggcaaaaaaaatgcttcctgTCATGTACGTGTGAAACATTTCTCTCGTAAGTCCCTCGTGACGATACATGAGAGAACACGCACggcagaaaaaacattttcttgttcgGTCTGCAACAAAGGCTTCAGCGGTCGTTCGTCATTTGTCCGACACAAAAGAACGCACTCTGGAGAGAAACCCTTTCCCTGCTCAGTGTGCGGGAAACGGTTTGGGGAAAAGGCGCATTTTGTCGTACACACAAGAATACACACGGGTGAAAAACCTTTTTCTTGCCCGATCTGTAATAAACGCTTTAGTGCTTTTTCTACGTTTTCCCGCCACAAAAGGACACACACTGGCGACAAGCCTTTCACCTGCTCCGTGTGTGGGAAAAGATTTGCTTTGAAGACTTACTTCATGGTACACGCCAGAACACACACGGGTGAAAAACCGTTTTCTTGCTCCATTTGTCGCAAACGTTTCAGTGGTCGTTCATCGTTTGTACGCCACCAAAGAACACACACCGGGGAGAAACCCTTTACCTGCTCGGTGTGTGGCAAAAGCTTTGCCGGAAATAAGTATTTTACGGTGCACATGAGAGCTCACGCTGGGGAGAAACCGTTTACATGCTCAGTGTGTAACAAAAGTTTTAGTGTGCAGTCCTCGTTTGTTCGCCACCAAAGAACACACACGGATGACCGGCCGTATTCGTGCCTAGTGTGCGGTATGAGATTAACTTGCCGTTCGCATTTAGACCGACATATGACGACGCACACTGGTGAGAAGATGTTCAGTTGTAGTGTGTGTGATAGAAAATTCTCTCGCAAGGACAATCTGAAGACGCACAAGTGTGCAGGCGAGAAATGA